The Tigriopus californicus strain San Diego chromosome 5, Tcal_SD_v2.1, whole genome shotgun sequence genome includes a region encoding these proteins:
- the LOC131880701 gene encoding general transcription factor IIH subunit 5-like, protein MVNVIKGVLVTCDPAMKQFLLHLDEKMALGTRFIQQDLDDTHLFISEDAVGQLKNQIDDLMDKISIPVVEGSQHT, encoded by the coding sequence ATGGTGAATGTGATCAAGGGCGTGCTGGTCACGTGTGATCCGGCCATGAAACAGTTCTTGCTCCATTTGGACGAGAAAATGGCCTTAGGCACACGATTCATCCAGCAAGATCTCGACGATACCCACTTGTTCATAAGCGAAGATGCCGTGGGACAGTTGAAGAACCAGATCGATGACCTCATGGACAAGATCTCCATCCCCGTGGTCGAAGGGTCGCAACACACTTGA